In one Streptomyces sp. NBC_01288 genomic region, the following are encoded:
- a CDS encoding ABC transporter ATP-binding protein, protein MTDLSKTGAAVGEPVDTAKAAPNAFLEVRDLKVHFPTDDGVVKSVDGLSFSLEKGKTLSIVGESGSGKSVTSLAIMGLHRLGPRGKNVRMTGEIWLDGQELVGAQPDEVRKLRGQQMSMIFQDPLSAMHPYYKIGDQIVEAYRVHHDVSKKVARKRAIEMLDRVGIPEPAKRVDGYPHEFSGGMRQRAMIAMALVNNPELLIADEPTTALDVTVQAQILDLIRDLQKEFGSAVVLITHDLGVVAEIADDVLVMYGGRCVERGPVDEIFEKPQHPYTWGLLGSMPRIDRETSERLIPVKGQPPSLINVPSGCAFHPRCPYADIPKGDVTRTVRPELELVPGGHWSACHLPAEDRTRIWTEEIAPKL, encoded by the coding sequence GTGACCGACCTTTCCAAAACAGGCGCCGCGGTCGGCGAGCCCGTCGACACGGCCAAGGCCGCCCCGAACGCGTTCCTCGAAGTCCGCGACCTCAAGGTGCACTTCCCGACCGACGACGGCGTGGTCAAGTCCGTCGACGGGCTCAGCTTCTCGCTGGAGAAGGGCAAGACCCTCTCCATCGTGGGCGAGTCGGGCTCCGGGAAGTCCGTCACCTCGCTGGCGATCATGGGCCTGCACCGGCTCGGCCCGCGCGGCAAGAACGTGCGGATGACCGGTGAGATCTGGCTCGACGGCCAGGAACTCGTGGGTGCCCAGCCGGACGAGGTGCGCAAGCTCCGCGGCCAGCAGATGTCCATGATCTTCCAGGACCCGCTGTCCGCGATGCACCCGTACTACAAGATCGGCGACCAGATCGTCGAGGCGTACCGGGTCCACCACGACGTCAGCAAGAAGGTCGCCCGCAAGCGCGCGATCGAGATGCTCGACCGGGTCGGCATCCCCGAGCCGGCCAAGCGCGTCGACGGCTACCCGCACGAGTTCTCCGGCGGTATGCGTCAGCGCGCGATGATCGCGATGGCCCTGGTCAACAACCCCGAACTGCTCATCGCGGACGAGCCGACGACCGCCCTGGACGTGACCGTCCAGGCGCAGATCCTCGACCTCATCCGGGACTTGCAGAAGGAGTTCGGCTCCGCGGTCGTCCTGATCACCCACGACCTCGGTGTCGTCGCCGAGATCGCCGACGACGTCCTGGTCATGTACGGCGGCCGGTGCGTGGAGCGCGGTCCTGTCGACGAGATCTTCGAGAAGCCGCAACACCCGTACACCTGGGGCCTGTTGGGTTCGATGCCGCGCATCGACCGGGAGACCTCGGAGCGGCTCATCCCGGTCAAGGGCCAGCCGCCGAGCCTCATCAACGTCCCCTCGGGCTGCGCCTTCCACCCGCGCTGCCCGTACGCGGACATCCCCAAGGGCGACGTCACGCGAACCGTGCGCCCCGAGCTGGAGCTGGTTCCCGGCGGGCACTGGTCCGCCTGTCACCTCCCGGCTGAGGACCGTACGCGGATCTGGACCGAAGAGATTGCGCCGAAGCTGTGA
- a CDS encoding ABC transporter ATP-binding protein, giving the protein MSDTNKQTATAVVPEQAASSEDREVLLKVEGLKKHFPIKKGILQRQVAAVKAVDGIDFEVRKGETLGVVGESGCGKSTMGRVITRLQDPTGGSIHFEGQDITTLNAAGMRPLRRDIQMIFQDPYGSLNPRHTIGSIVSAPFRLQRVEPEGGVRKEVQRLLELVGLSPEHFNRYPHEFSGGQRQRIGIARALALKPKLVVADEPVSALDVSIQAQVVNLMDDLQTELGLTYVIIAHDLSVVRHVSDRVAVMYLGKIVELADSTKLYESPMHPYTKALMSAVPVPDPKRRGAKSDRILLKGDVPSPISPPSGCRFHTRCWKATEICRTKEPQLIELRPGQRVACHHPENFADQAPQDTVLLSAAKEAVELVGAAVLEKPAETRPEAEAGAAAAEVAATPAVTEKPAEPTTAVTAEPAAAESAADTEEAVSEAPEAADAESAEPEAADAAVPAVTEEPSEPAAAVTAESAESAAEKPATAEAPATSEETPETPAPASPEAESGDQESTAK; this is encoded by the coding sequence GTGAGCGATACGAACAAACAGACCGCCACCGCGGTCGTACCGGAGCAGGCGGCCTCCTCGGAGGACCGTGAGGTGCTGCTCAAGGTCGAGGGCCTGAAGAAGCACTTCCCCATCAAGAAGGGGATCCTGCAACGTCAGGTCGCCGCGGTGAAGGCCGTCGACGGCATCGACTTCGAGGTGCGCAAGGGCGAGACCCTGGGCGTCGTCGGGGAGTCGGGCTGCGGCAAGTCGACCATGGGCCGGGTCATCACCCGGCTCCAGGACCCGACGGGCGGCTCGATCCACTTCGAGGGCCAGGACATCACGACCCTGAACGCGGCCGGGATGCGTCCGCTGCGGCGGGACATCCAGATGATCTTCCAGGACCCGTACGGCTCCCTGAACCCCCGGCACACCATCGGCTCGATCGTCTCGGCGCCGTTCCGGCTCCAGCGCGTGGAGCCCGAGGGCGGGGTGCGCAAGGAGGTCCAGCGCCTGCTGGAGCTGGTCGGTCTGAGCCCCGAGCACTTCAACCGCTACCCGCACGAGTTCTCCGGCGGCCAGCGCCAGCGCATCGGCATCGCCCGTGCGCTCGCCCTCAAGCCCAAGCTCGTGGTGGCGGACGAGCCGGTCTCGGCGCTCGACGTGTCGATCCAGGCGCAGGTCGTCAACCTCATGGACGACCTCCAGACGGAGCTCGGCCTGACGTACGTGATCATCGCGCACGACCTCTCCGTCGTCCGCCATGTCTCGGACCGCGTCGCGGTGATGTACCTCGGCAAGATCGTCGAACTCGCCGACAGCACCAAGCTGTACGAGTCGCCGATGCACCCGTACACCAAGGCCCTGATGTCGGCCGTGCCGGTGCCGGACCCCAAGCGCCGGGGCGCCAAGAGCGACCGCATCCTGCTCAAGGGCGACGTCCCCTCGCCGATCTCCCCGCCCAGCGGCTGCCGTTTCCACACGCGCTGCTGGAAGGCCACGGAGATCTGCCGGACGAAGGAGCCCCAGCTGATCGAGCTGCGGCCCGGCCAGCGGGTCGCCTGTCACCACCCGGAGAACTTCGCGGACCAGGCCCCGCAGGACACCGTCCTGCTGAGCGCCGCGAAGGAAGCGGTGGAACTGGTGGGCGCGGCGGTCCTGGAGAAGCCGGCGGAGACGCGGCCCGAGGCGGAAGCAGGGGCAGCGGCGGCGGAGGTCGCGGCCACGCCCGCCGTGACGGAGAAGCCGGCGGAGCCGACGACGGCTGTCACCGCGGAGCCTGCTGCGGCCGAATCCGCGGCGGACACCGAGGAAGCCGTTTCGGAGGCGCCCGAGGCCGCCGATGCGGAGTCAGCGGAGCCCGAGGCGGCGGACGCGGCTGTGCCCGCCGTGACCGAGGAGCCTTCGGAGCCGGCTGCGGCTGTCACCGCGGAGTCGGCGGAGAGCGCGGCTGAGAAGCCCGCGACCGCCGAAGCCCCGGCCACCTCCGAGGAGACCCCCGAAACCCCGGCCCCCGCTTCCCCCGAAGCGGAATCCGGCGATCAGGAGTCAACTGCCAAGTAG